A single Ciona intestinalis unplaced genomic scaffold, KH HT000037.2, whole genome shotgun sequence DNA region contains:
- the foxj2 gene encoding transcription factor protein (The RefSeq protein has 3 substitutions compared to this genomic sequence), which translates to MSTCTTSTHYNMTSMRDAESKKNMTDLENSLTSMDWLPRLNVKAMSLAAKEDKDGKNDKKSNGDGDSNDGQSKDGKPPYSYASLISLAINSSNEKKMTLSEIYQWICKTFPYYSGAGTGWKNSIRHNLSLNKCFMKVPRAKDDPGKGSYWAIDSNPQEDPILSRPRGIKRKARPGDMGVYEDNSFHSSNDSIQQPNQRIMQVCAPDFSNMASPQQGSPVHALPCHSSTPVNHAQLPHGQNSSTEGMDGMGLEDLSASFRSIYKTVFQPTIDNLNHSSHERSLMNDSGGSSCAFSTSNQSSHNFSNSASSASSYSHYSHMGQQRSNNLHQHNANNAQSNLVHISDTGNGGLRNVHNTEHPLGHSATLNQINKASASTSGWNFEFFNNIESLRQSCRMAQSHNWSEVDFTQYQDLIENMQQADQKNWELDQQSAVDLCGSLNHFFQQSGFVPTQSHSHSAGHQQLHHSNQSAVETPNRLGAPFGGSMPCISMNHHQATAATNHLHYNTNNQQSHSVNVPGSHQQNMVNHVRNLPPPPRYTASNTQQPQSEEIVDDFDWDTIC; encoded by the exons ATGTCGACTTGCACCACCAGCACTCATTATAATATGACAAGTATGAGAGATGCTGAAAGTAAGAAAAACATGACTGACTTGGAAAATAGCTTGACTTCAATGGATTGGCTGCCAAG ATTGAATGTAAAAGCAATGAGCTTAGCAGCCAAGGAGGATAAAGATggtaaaaatgacaaaaaatcTAATGGAGATGGTGATTCTAATGATGGGCAGTCAAAGGATGGAAAACCTCCATACAG CTATGCCAGTCTAATTTCTCTGGCTATCAACTCTTCCAATGAAAAGAAAATGACTTTGAGTGAAATTTACCAATGGATATGCAAGACTTTCCCTTACTATAGTGGAGCTGGAACTGGTTGGAAG aattcAATTCGTCACAACTTGTCGTTAAATAAGTGTTTTATGAAAGTGCCGCGAGCAAAAGACGATCCTGGAAAG GGATCATATTGGGCAATTGATTCAAACCCTCAGGAAGATCCGATTTTATCTCGACCTCGTGGTATTAAACGTAAAGCAAGACCCGACGAcatgggg GTGTATGAGGATAATTCATTTCATTCATCAAATGACAGCATACAACAGCCTAATCAACGCATCATGCAAGTTTGTGTTCCAGACTTTTCCAATATG GCATCCCCACAACAGGGTAGTCCAGTACATGCGCTACCGTGTCATTCATCAACTCCTGTTAACCATGCACAATTACCTCACGGACAG AATTCTTCTACGGAAGGTATGGATGGAATGGGACTAGAAGATCTTAGTGCTTCATTTCGAAGTATATACAAGACAGTGTTTCAACCAACCATAGATA ACTTAAATCATTCATCGCATGAAAGGAGTTTGATGAACGATTCTGGAGGAAGCTCGTGTGCATTTTCAACATCTAACCAATCAAGTCACAACTTCTCCAA CTCTGCGTCATCAGCAAGTTCATACTCACATTACAGCCACATGGGGCAGCAGAGGTCTAATAACTTACATCAGCATAATGCAAACAACGCACAATCTAATCTTGTCCATATATCCGACACTGGTAATGGTGGGCTACGTAATGTACACAACACTGAACACCCCCTGGGTCACTCTGCAACACTCAACCAAATAAACAAAGCATCTGCCAGCACTTCAG gaTGGAACTTTGAGTTCTTCAACAATATTGAATCTCTACGTCAGAGTTGTAGGATGGCCCAAAGTCACAACTGGTCAGAAGTAGATTTTACTCAATACCAAG ATCTCATTGAAAACATGCAACAAGCTGATCAAAAGAACTGGGAACTTGACCAGCAATCTGCGGTTGACTTATGTGGAAGTCTTAACCACTTTTTCCAGCAAAGTGGATTTGTTCCAACTCAATCTCACTCCCACTCTGCAGGCCACCAGCAACTCCATCATTCAAATCAATCTGCAGTTG AGACACCAAATAGACTTGGTGCCCCGTTTGGTGGTAGCATGCCATGCATAAGCATGAACCATCATCAAGCAACTGCCGCAACAAACCATCTGCATTACAATACCAACAACCAACAGAGTCACAGTGTAAATGTCCCTG GTTCTCATCAGCAAAACATGGTGAACCATGTAAGGAACCTTCCACCACCTCCACG ATACACTGCATCCAATACACAACAACCACAAAGTGAGGATATAGTCGACGATTTTGACTGGGACACAATTTGTTAG
- the foxj2 gene encoding transcription factor protein isoform X1 — MSTCTTSTHYNMTSMRDAESKKNMTDLENSLTSMDWLPRLNVKAMSLAAKEDKDGKNDKKSNGDGDSNDGQSKDGKPPYSYASLISLAINSSNEKKMTLSEIYQWICKTFPYYSGAGTGWKNSIRHNLSLNKCFMKVPRAKDDPGKGSYWAIDSNPQEDPILSRPRGIKRKARPDDMGVYEDNSFHSSNDSIQQPNQRIMQVCVPDFSNMASPQQGSPVHALPCHSSTPVNHAQLPHGQNSSTEGMDGMGLEDLSASFRSIYKTVFQPTIDNLNHSSHERSLMNDSGGSSCAFSTSNQSSHNFSNSASSASSYSHYSHMGQQRSNNLHQHNANNAQSNLVHISDTGNGGLRNVHNTEHPLGHSATLNQINKASASTSGWNFEFFNNIESLRQSCRMAQSHNWSEVDFTQYQDLIENMQQADQKNWELDQQSAVDLCGSLNHFFQQSGFVPTQSHSHSAGHQQLHHSNQSAVETPNRLGAPFGGSMPCISMNHHQATAATNHLHYNTNNQQSHSVNVPGSHQQNMVNHVRNLPPPPRYTASNTQQPQSEDIVDDFDWDTIC; from the exons ATGTCGACTTGCACCACCAGCACTCATTATAATATGACAAGTATGAGAGATGCTGAAAGTAAGAAAAACATGACTGACTTGGAAAATAGCTTGACTTCAATGGATTGGCTGCCAAG ATTGAATGTAAAAGCAATGAGCTTAGCAGCCAAGGAGGATAAAGATggtaaaaatgacaaaaaatcTAATGGAGATGGTGATTCTAATGATGGGCAGTCAAAGGATGGAAAACCTCCATACAG CTATGCCAGTCTAATTTCTCTGGCTATCAACTCTTCCAATGAAAAGAAAATGACTTTGAGTGAAATTTACCAATGGATATGCAAGACTTTCCCTTACTATAGTGGAGCTGGAACTGGTTGGAAG aattcAATTCGTCACAACTTGTCGTTAAATAAGTGTTTTATGAAAGTGCCGCGAGCAAAAGACGATCCTGGAAAG GGATCATATTGGGCAATTGATTCAAACCCTCAGGAAGATCCGATTTTATCTCGACCTCGTGGTATTAAACGTAAAGCAAGACCCGACGAcatgggg GTGTATGAGGATAATTCATTTCATTCATCAAATGACAGCATACAACAGCCTAATCAACGCATCATGCAAGTTTGTGTTCCAGACTTTTCCAATATG GCATCCCCACAACAGGGTAGTCCAGTACATGCGCTACCGTGTCATTCATCAACTCCTGTTAACCATGCACAATTACCTCACGGACAG AATTCTTCTACGGAAGGTATGGATGGAATGGGACTAGAAGATCTTAGTGCTTCATTTCGAAGTATATACAAGACAGTGTTTCAACCAACCATAGATA ACTTAAATCATTCATCGCATGAAAGGAGTTTGATGAACGATTCTGGAGGAAGCTCGTGTGCATTTTCAACATCTAACCAATCAAGTCACAACTTCTCCAA CTCTGCGTCATCAGCAAGTTCATACTCACATTACAGCCACATGGGGCAGCAGAGGTCTAATAACTTACATCAGCATAATGCAAACAACGCACAATCTAATCTTGTCCATATATCCGACACTGGTAATGGTGGGCTACGTAATGTACACAACACTGAACACCCCCTGGGTCACTCTGCAACACTCAACCAAATAAACAAAGCATCTGCCAGCACTTCAG gaTGGAACTTTGAGTTCTTCAACAATATTGAATCTCTACGTCAGAGTTGTAGGATGGCCCAAAGTCACAACTGGTCAGAAGTAGATTTTACTCAATACCAAG ATCTCATTGAAAACATGCAACAAGCTGATCAAAAGAACTGGGAACTTGACCAGCAATCTGCGGTTGACTTATGTGGAAGTCTTAACCACTTTTTCCAGCAAAGTGGATTTGTTCCAACTCAATCTCACTCCCACTCTGCAGGCCACCAGCAACTCCATCATTCAAATCAATCTGCAGTTG AGACACCAAATAGACTTGGTGCCCCGTTTGGTGGTAGCATGCCATGCATAAGCATGAACCATCATCAAGCAACTGCCGCAACAAACCATCTGCATTACAATACCAACAACCAACAGAGTCACAGTGTAAATGTCCCTG GTTCTCATCAGCAAAACATGGTGAACCATGTAAGGAACCTTCCACCACCTCCACG ATACACTGCATCCAATACACAACAACCACAAAGTGAGGATATAGTCGACGATTTTGACTGGGACACAATTTGTTAG
- the foxj2 gene encoding transcription factor protein isoform X2 has product MSTCTTSTHYNMTSMRDAESKKNMTDLENSLTSMDWLPRLNVKAMSLAAKEDKDGKNDKKSNGDGDSNDGQSKDGKPPYSYASLISLAINSSNEKKMTLSEIYQWICKTFPYYSGAGTGWKNSIRHNLSLNKCFMKVPRAKDDPGKGSYWAIDSNPQEDPILSRPRGIKRKARPDDMGVYEDNSFHSSNDSIQQPNQRIMQVCVPDFSNMASPQQGSPVHALPCHSSTPVNHAQLPHGQNSSTEGMDGMGLEDLSASFRSIYKTVFQPTIDNLNHSSHERSLMNDSGGSSCAFSTSNQSSHNFSNSASSASSYSHYSHMGQQRSNNLHQHNANNAQSNLVHISDTGNGGLRNVHNTEHPLGHSATLNQINKASASTSGWNFEFFNNIESLRQSCRMAQSHNWSEVDFTQYQDLIENMQQADQKNWELDQQSAVDLCGSLNHFFQQSGFVPTQSHSHSAGHQQLHHSNQSAVGSHQQNMVNHVRNLPPPPRYTASNTQQPQSEDIVDDFDWDTIC; this is encoded by the exons ATGTCGACTTGCACCACCAGCACTCATTATAATATGACAAGTATGAGAGATGCTGAAAGTAAGAAAAACATGACTGACTTGGAAAATAGCTTGACTTCAATGGATTGGCTGCCAAG ATTGAATGTAAAAGCAATGAGCTTAGCAGCCAAGGAGGATAAAGATggtaaaaatgacaaaaaatcTAATGGAGATGGTGATTCTAATGATGGGCAGTCAAAGGATGGAAAACCTCCATACAG CTATGCCAGTCTAATTTCTCTGGCTATCAACTCTTCCAATGAAAAGAAAATGACTTTGAGTGAAATTTACCAATGGATATGCAAGACTTTCCCTTACTATAGTGGAGCTGGAACTGGTTGGAAG aattcAATTCGTCACAACTTGTCGTTAAATAAGTGTTTTATGAAAGTGCCGCGAGCAAAAGACGATCCTGGAAAG GGATCATATTGGGCAATTGATTCAAACCCTCAGGAAGATCCGATTTTATCTCGACCTCGTGGTATTAAACGTAAAGCAAGACCCGACGAcatgggg GTGTATGAGGATAATTCATTTCATTCATCAAATGACAGCATACAACAGCCTAATCAACGCATCATGCAAGTTTGTGTTCCAGACTTTTCCAATATG GCATCCCCACAACAGGGTAGTCCAGTACATGCGCTACCGTGTCATTCATCAACTCCTGTTAACCATGCACAATTACCTCACGGACAG AATTCTTCTACGGAAGGTATGGATGGAATGGGACTAGAAGATCTTAGTGCTTCATTTCGAAGTATATACAAGACAGTGTTTCAACCAACCATAGATA ACTTAAATCATTCATCGCATGAAAGGAGTTTGATGAACGATTCTGGAGGAAGCTCGTGTGCATTTTCAACATCTAACCAATCAAGTCACAACTTCTCCAA CTCTGCGTCATCAGCAAGTTCATACTCACATTACAGCCACATGGGGCAGCAGAGGTCTAATAACTTACATCAGCATAATGCAAACAACGCACAATCTAATCTTGTCCATATATCCGACACTGGTAATGGTGGGCTACGTAATGTACACAACACTGAACACCCCCTGGGTCACTCTGCAACACTCAACCAAATAAACAAAGCATCTGCCAGCACTTCAG gaTGGAACTTTGAGTTCTTCAACAATATTGAATCTCTACGTCAGAGTTGTAGGATGGCCCAAAGTCACAACTGGTCAGAAGTAGATTTTACTCAATACCAAG ATCTCATTGAAAACATGCAACAAGCTGATCAAAAGAACTGGGAACTTGACCAGCAATCTGCGGTTGACTTATGTGGAAGTCTTAACCACTTTTTCCAGCAAAGTGGATTTGTTCCAACTCAATCTCACTCCCACTCTGCAGGCCACCAGCAACTCCATCATTCAAATCAATCTGCAGTTG GTTCTCATCAGCAAAACATGGTGAACCATGTAAGGAACCTTCCACCACCTCCACG ATACACTGCATCCAATACACAACAACCACAAAGTGAGGATATAGTCGACGATTTTGACTGGGACACAATTTGTTAG